GTAAACATCTTTCAGACCCTTCACTCCCAAATGGGATCTGAACCTTGTTTTAAAGTCCTTAACATAAATACCCTCTGACCCGTTGAAACCAGAAGCTtagaacatttttcttttctagGGAAGTATTATCTCTATTACTAGAATGCATTTCAATCTGTAGAAAACTTGTTTAGAAATGCTGTAGCTTTTTATTTATGAGTCCTTCCCTGGGAGCAGCCATATTGGAGGCACACGTTCTGCCGCTGTTGTCCGAGTAGACCGGTGTTTCCCAAACTTCAGTCCTCACGATTACCctaacaggtcatgatttgaagacagcctatagagagaacacatgtggcaatgtctgaggtacagaatcatagaattggaagagacctccacggtcatcaggtccaaccccctactcaatgcaggattcactaaatcatcccagacagatgtctgtccagcctctgaaggcttccattgaaggagaactcaccacctcctgtggcaagctgttgcactcattgatcccctcagtgtttaatatctaatccgtgtctctaccctttcagtttcatcttatTGCTTCAAGTCTATGAGAATAGAGCTAATCCATCTGCACTGtgaccgcccttcagatatttgtcttTTCTAAATTTGGGTTCCcagaacacagtattccaaatgagttATGATCAAGGAAAAGTGGAGAataattaccttacgtgatctagactctatgcttctcttaatacatcccagaattgtgtgtgCCTTTTTTGCTCCtgaatcacactgttgactcattttcagtctgtgatctattagtatacccaaattaGTCACCACCTACTGTACAGGTTCTTCTATGTCTTTTTGAATCCTcccctctcttctccagtgttggctatccttcctagctttgtgtcgttggcaaacttgaccagtttcccctcaattccctcctctagatcatttgtaaaaatgttgaacacaactgggcctaggacagagacttgtggtccccacttgagacattctttcaATTGCATGTGACGCCATttgtgaccactctttgagttgtGAATGTACCTAACAGTTTGATTCGTCGATCCCAGATTTggccattttttcaataagtatggtatgagatactttgtcaaatgctttactaaagtcaagatatactatatccaccgcatttccctgatcagcccAGTTGCGGATTccgtcataaaaggaaattagcttcgtctggcatgacttgtttgttacaaacccatgctggctctggttaattactccattctcatccaagtactagcatatatgctgtttaataatttgtttacagTTCTTTCCCGGtgtagaagtcagactcacagacctgtagtttcctgggtccaccttctctTTTGTGAAGATAGGGGCAACATTTGGCatccaatcttctaggacttctcctgttatccaggaattgtcacagatttcggcgagtggttcagcaattacctccgctgcttcctttagtatcctaggacgtaattcatctggaccttgagacttggattcatgtaaggtagctaagtgttccctcaccatctctctgcttacagatagcatgCATTCCTTTATTCCCCAATAACACAGGGAAGATTaattgatgttacatttactttctgaaagaaaactgatacaaaataggaatttaaaagttcttccttctcaacatcattcttaaccaattcaccattatcatcttgtaagcatccaatagcatctttgacttttctttcgcTTTTGacctccaaaatccttttttattgcttttggcctctgtagcaagcctcaattcattattagctttagcttttctgacacttgccctacagtttcctttttagcatgtgtacacgttctgtgttcatccatcctggtctctttaaatgcttcccattctcccttcttttagggattgttaatgattgtactttgagaatctcattttgcaatatttcccaacctcctTCGacaaacaataattacatcacctataCAGAGGAAAACCTGAAAAGATGATCTCTTGGGGGGCATGTGAACTGGGGTATAGGAAACACTGGTGAAGAAAGTGAAACAGAGTGTGTACTTTATGGCTGCAGGAATGAATGGAAGTCAGTAGGATGAGAGAATAGCATAATCATGTCAATGAAAATgtcttcactcctgtgtgaattcttttatgtgtaacaagatttgatttatttgtaaaacatttcccacattctgaacacgaatacggcttctcccctgtgtgacttctttcATGAGCTCCAAGATGAGATTtacttgtaaaacatttcccacattctgaacatgaatatggcctctctccagtgtgaattctctcatgtataacaagACTTGGTCTatctataaaacatttcccacattctgaacatgaatatggcttctctcctgtgtgacgttTCTTATGTTTATCAAGATTTGATTTAtccttaaaacatttcccacattctgaacaggaatacggtttctcccctgtgtgaattctccgatgtctaacaagacttgatttatttgtaaaacatctcccacattctgaacaagaatacggcttctctcctgtgtgaattcttttatgCTCATTCAGTTTGGCtttagtaaaaaaatatttcccacattctgaacatgaatatggcttttcacCAGTGTGAATTCTTCTGTGTGTATAAAGACCTGAGCTTTTAGTAAACTGTTTTTCACATTCACCACACTGAAATCTTTTGCTCCCTTTCTGAACCGCACCTGTGGTAACAATCAGTGATTGGTCAAAAGGTTCCTCATAGTTGGAAAGATTATATAACGCATCTGTATGGTGTAGTCCTGGATGTACATTAAGggtaatgaggttttctcctgaGGTGTGCTGCACGAtctcttcatcttctactttataGTTTATCGATAACATGAATTTTCCCTCTGAGGTCTCGCTGGGATTCTCTGTTAGGATTAAAAATGAATTTTTTATTTCAAATTATAAAAAGTAGAGAAATGTATAACATTCCTATTAGACTGGAAACACACATGGAGTTTTGGTGCAGCTTTTAATaggttttttttgtcaaatacAGAAGTAGATTCAGCAAGAAGAAGAGCAATAAGTCATTTCTCATTCCGTCTGAATTCACTCCAGACTtctaaaaatgaattaaaaatggcctcaaaaactgcaagtgtgaTTCCATCTTGTAAAGCTTTACAGTTGTGGTCAACGTTAGAGGCACCCCTGATTGTTTAGGATAAAATGCCAATATCTTCTGCAATTAGTGGCTATGTACTGACTTTGTATCATTAGACATGCACCAAAAAACTGTCCTTGCTAACTTACATGCAGTTATTtctaaaaagaaatacaaaataaaTTAAGTATATCACACGGACAGGATTATCGGCACCTTTGCAAATACTTGGCTACAAAAACACTTGGAAGCTTTAATCCATCTGTGAGCTTCTTGCCCGTTGGCTGCTAGGTTCTGCCACAGAATATTTGCTGGCTTCTTTTCTCAAAAGCAGGTTTCAGCTCTCTCCAAAGATTTTCCATTGCATTGAGGACTCATTGCTGCCACTTGTCCCCTTTTTCcttcttaaagggaaccggtcattaCTTCTTACCATAAAAAACAAAGTACAGCACtaaaattattaaccccttaacgctataggatgtacagttacatcctgcagcatcggggtatgtaagAAGGGAGATCATggggcaatctccctccatacaacggggtgctggctgtttcttaccacTGACACCCGttggcaacagctctgataagccacgcggctcattggagctgttaaccccttaaatgtaGCTGTTGaatctaacagcggcatttaaatcccccggacGATTTAcgtcatagcagaatgcctatcaagccatgctcttggggtggcttgatagaatgcctgcccgatcgcagtatgatgtcatCTTTTTTTTGGAGTGTAAGGTATGATAAGCAACTAAAAGTGTCCATGACTGTGACTAAGAATTGGCGTtttgtacactaccgttcaaaagtttggggtcacattgaaatgtccttatttttgaaggaaaagcactgtacttttcaatgaagataactttaaactagtcctaactttaaacaaatgcactctatacattgctaatgtggtaaatgactattctagctgcaaatgcctgtttttttgtgcaaaatctacaaaggtgaatagaggcccatttccagcaactatcactccagtgttctaatagtacaatgtgtttgctcattggctcagaaggctagttgatgattagaaaacccttgtgcaatcatgttcacacatctgaaaacagtctagctcgttacagaagctacaaaactgaccttcctgtgagcagattgagtttctggagcatcacatttgtggggtcaattaaacgctcaaaatggccagaaaaagagaactgtcatctgaaactcgacagtctattcttgttcttagaaatgaaggctattccatgcgagaaattgctaagaaattgaagatttcctacaacggtgtgtactactcccttcagaggacagcacaaacaggctctaaccagagtagaaaaagaagtgggaggccgcgttgcacaactaagcaagaagataagcacattagagtctctagtttgagaaacagacgcctcacaggtacccaactggcatcttcattaaatagtacctgcaaaacaccagtgtcaacatctacagtgaagaggcggctgcgggattttgggcttcagggcagagtggcaaagaaaaagccatatctgagactggccaataaaagaaaaagattaagatgggcaaaagaacacagacattggacagaggaagactggaaaaaagtgttgtggacggatgaatccaagtttgaggtgtttggatcccaaagaagaacgtttgtgagacgcagaacaaatgaaaagatgctggaagaatgcctgacgccatctgttaagcatggtggaggtaatgtgatggtctggggttgctttggtgctggtaaggtgggagatttgtacagggtaaaagggattctgaataaggaaggctatcactccattttgcaacgccatgccatacccagtggacagcgcttgattggaaccaatttcatcctacaacaggacaatgaccctaaacacacctccaaattgtgcaagaactatttacagcagaagcaggcagctggtattctatgggtaatggagtggccagcgcagtcaccagatctgaaccccattgagctgttgtgggagcagcttgaccgtatggtacgccagaagtgcccatccaaccaatccaacttgtgggagatgcttctagaagcgtggggtgcaatttcacaagcttacctcaacaaattaacagctagaatgtcaaaggtgtgcaatgctggaattgctgcaaaaggaggattctttgacgaaagcaaagtttgatgtaaaaacaatgttatttcagatacaaatcattatttctaaccttgtcaatgtcttggctctattgtctattcatttcacaacgcatggtggtgaataagtgtgacttttcatggaaaacacaaaattgtttgggtgaccccaaacttttgaacggtagtgtatgtgtcTACTTGCAGTCTGCACCCCACTGATGTTTGCTCATAAGTACCGctcggggcattattactgctgggggaccgatggggggggggcattattactgctaggggtggggggggtgcattattactgctgaggggaccgctggggaagaaggaggggcattattactgctggggggggaattattactgCTAGGGGACCGGTAGGGGTGGGGGCGTGcatcattactgctggggggaccactggggaaggggggagggggcattattactgctgggggaccgctgggggggggggattattattgctgggggactgctggggtggtgtcactattattactgctggggggccgctggggggtgtcactattattactgctggggggccgctctggggcatgtcactaatattactgctgggggggccgttctgggggtgtcactaatattactgctcggggccgctgtgtgtgtgggggggcactattatcgcAGGGACAgggatatgtttacatgtggcggaaaagggcagggctgtttcaaaatagacagggtgcagattttgactgctttttggatgcggaaatgctgcagaatcttCCACTgtaatctccgctgaggacaatctgcagtatttccgcatccaaaaaaactgttaaaatctgcacactgtctattttgaagcggccctgtcctttttagaacgacggaggtaaaatcatacgatGTGATAACCCCCGCCCCCTGAAGTGTTGGCACTctgcggtaaataagtgggttttgggttgcagtttgggcactgggtctctaaaaggttccatCACTGGCCTATGACCTCCGGATGAACGGCACAATGAATTGATGCTGTTCAGAAGGCTAAAGGAAGACTCTAGATGGGAGTCTCTAATGTGTCAGTTGTAGATATATACACGAAATAGATATGATAGATGCATATAGTATTTTTCTATCCATCCACAGACATGGGAGCAACTTTACGAGTCCTGTTTAATTTACACAGAAGTTCACTTACCTTTTCTTTCTGAACTATGGAGGATAAACGATACAACTGTGTGTTTTAGTTACATTGTATttctttataactggacaacactTTAATAGtaattaatgcagaaatccaggaagTTGACaatagttcacttactttttatgcAACTGTACGTCTGTTCTTACCTTGTGAAGTGAGGGGCTGGTGGTCCTCAACTATGGCATTCTCATACACATCCCactgtccttctaaatactcccactcctccatggagaaatagacggccacatcctgacaccttataggaacctgacaacacaatatccagtcatcagcCAGAGCCCCCCGGTATAATGTCCCCCCACATTCCCTGCAGttacctctcctgtcagcagctccgtcatcttgttggtgagttctaggatcttctggatcagggagtgagggggaggctcTGTGATGGAGCCCCaccctcctgactcctggagatggatgatgggagtcacagccgctgtcttcactactgtgtactcCTGTGGATGAAGAAAAACACACAGAggaaatccttcctgactcaaaATCTGGCTAAGAACAAACAGCCGATCACCGATCTCCAGAAATTCAATAGCGATAACGGGATTATTATTACACTGATATACATATTGTCTGCATAACCACCACTGACTTCTATAGAAGTTATAGAAACAATGTAACTGCTGAGCTTAGTGGTTTTGGTCATCTTAGCCACCTTGTAATCAGCGGTGTTCCTGAGAGAGACATACAGCTCcgtctgcactcttagtgaaTTCACAATCAACAACTGCATAGTCTCGCTGCTCTTCCAAGAGATTCCCCATCTATTTTTGGCGTAGGAAACTTTCATTTTGACACAGAGGATGCCCCATTGTCACTGTCTAatttctaatctgtgtctcctccctttcagtttcatcccattgcttctagtctttccttgtacagatgagaatagggctgatccctctgcactgtgacagcccttcagatatttgtagacagctattaagtctcctctcagccttctcttctgctaaacattcccagatcctttaaccgttcctcataggacatgatttgcagaccgctcaccatcttggtgactcttctctgaactcgctccagtttgtctatgtcttgtataaagtggggtgcccagaactggacacagtattccagatgagatctgactaaggaagagtagaggggataatgacctcacgtgatctagactctatgcttctcttaatacatcccagaattgtgtttgcctttttggctgctgcatcacattgttgactcatgtccagtctgtgatctattagtatacccgtctttttcacatgtgctgctgcttagcccaattccgctcattctgtatgtgttttcttcctttttcttgcccagatgtaggactttgcatttcttgttaaataccattccatTAGCCGCCACCTAATTTTCAAGATTCTCCAGATTTTTTTGAATCTTCTCTCCTCTTTTGTGTTAGTCATTCCCACTAGCTTTGTGTTATCAGCATATTTGATCAGGTTCCCATCAATCTCcttatctagatcatttataaacatGTTGACAaacactgggtctaggacagagccttgttgtaccctatttgagacattcttccacgtggatgtgcagccatttatgaccactctttgagtacgatcactcagccagttgtgaatccacctaacagttgccttgtcaatcccagatttggtcattttttaaataaagaatggtatgagatattttgtcaaatgctttactaaagtcaagatttaCTATAACTACTGCATTTCCTTGAccaacccagtctgtgattctgtcatagagggaaatcagattagtctgacatgacttgtttgttacaaacccatgctggctctgcttaattactccattctcatccaagtacttgcatacatgctgtttaataatgtgttcaaagatctttcccagtatagaagtcaggctcacaggcctgtagtttcctggatccatcttcttcccttttttgaagatggaaataacatttgaccttttccaatcttctgagacttctgttctccaggaatttttaaagattatggcgagtggttcagcaattacttctgcATCTTTCTTCAGTAGCCTAAGATGTAATTTAAGTgtttccttgtattcttacccaaacagtttctacagaactcccagctctgaagcttgaatctctgtggagatgaatgttttcctaatatacaacacaacacctcctccccttttattaggtctgtttcttagaaATACagtgtatccttcaagccttgcagTCCAATCTTCTGTATCTCGTTCTCTTCTCCTTTGAACCCCTTCCCTCCTGCACTTCCTCTGGTTCTCTTCCCCTTTGAACCCCTACCCTCCTGCACTTCCTCTGGTTCTCTTCACCTTTGAACCCCTTCCTTCTTGCACCTCTTTTGGCCCTCTTCCCTTTTGATCCTCTCCATCACCTCATACAGTCATCTCTCCCTATGATCCCCTTTCTCATCTCCGCTGGTTCTCCTCTGGTTCTATTCCCCTTTAATCTCCTTCCTCACCAAATCTCCTCTGATGTTCTTCCCTTTTGATCCCCTGCCCTATGGCACCTCATCTGGTCCTCTTCCCTTTTGAGCCCCTCCCCTCCTGAACCTCCTCTGGCCCTCTTTCCTTTTGATCCTCTTCTCTTTCTCACCTCCTCCAGTCATCTTCCCCTTTGGTCTTTTATTTCCCACACCTTCTCTAGTTCACCCTCAGCATTTGACCTTATAATGAAAGAATAAATCTCCAggctcctctcttctccccctaTTCCATCGCACCTTGTCCAGTCTCTCTACCCGACTCTCATTGGTCCCCTCACTACAATATTTTTCCTTTCCTTCTGATATATTCCCATCCTCTTAAACATGCTGTCAGATCACAATTACTGAACAAAAATCTCTTGAGCTGTCCTGTCTGTAATATCCGCGTCATCTCCAAACTCCTGAACACCTGGTCAACTCTTGCCTAATAATCTCTCTGGGAGTTCGGTTCTTGACTTCTTAGTCTGTTTTTGCACTCTAGTAAGAGCGGTTTTTTGCAGAATGTTAAGTGTTAAACGATCTCCTGCCAGCTAAATTTAATGGCGACTATGTTACACTGATTCTTCTGGCATTTGACACTGTATATCACTAACTCCACCACAGTAAGCTCCACTCAATACACCCGAGAGATTCTGATCTGCCAGGttttccttctccctctctgACCGGTCGTTGTGCATCATTTGCCGgctctactactactcccctccccATCGCTATTCAGGTTCCTCAGTCCATTCCTCTGTCCTCTCCTTCTTACACAGCCCATATTAAACAAGCTATAATTAAATTTGACTTttagtaccatctctacactgacaaGACCCAAATATGCAGTCCTTCCCATGACATCATACTAGTGGTTGTCTGTCTGCTGTCCTAAACATGTCCTTCTTCTGTTTCCACCATCTATTAACCAACCTAAATCCGATATCTCAACATttgtaccaccataactccttgCAGCACGCCCGCTATCCTGGTGTCATGTGACTCCGACCTTTCCTTTACTCCCTATATTCagtctgcacctcaaaaacatctccagactcTGACCTTTAGTTACTGTTAAGACATCAAATACTCTTAATTGTTACCCTGATCTATTCTCGTCTTGACTGATGCAATTCGCTACCGATAGGTTTATCCCTCATTAAACTCTCCCCTCTGCATTCCATCCGGAATGCCATAGCCAAACTCATCTTTCTGCCTGCTGTACTGATGCCTCCGCCCCGGGGGCAAGCACTGCACCAATGCCTCCGCCCCGGGGGCAagcactgcaccgatgcctccgccCCGGGGGCaagcactgcactgatgcctccgcccTGGGGGCaagcactgcactgatgcctccgcccTGGGGGCAagcactgcaccgatgcctccgccCCGGGGGCaagcactgcactgatgcctccgcccCGGGGGCAAGCACTGCACCAATGCCTCCGCCCCGGGGGCAAGCATTGCATCCGTTGCCAGTCCACTAtacaattcaatttaaactcaacattctcatccataaagctttcTACAGCTGTTGGAGGACTCTTTTATGCTTCCTCTTCCTAACTGGTGGGTGGAGGATTATCTCATGGTCGGTAGGCTTCAAAGTGGgcgatggtaaaaaaaaaaaggtcatatATAGGTTAaatcacctctccagtaagcaggtagatgatctccaaggTGACATCTAATATCCTTCTGGTGGTCATCCTTGGGGGGTCATTCAGAAGATGGATGATGGAGGTTGTAGTACTGAAGGGGTCTTTGAGAAGAGAAGATCATTAGTAACATTGAGAACCTTCCTGACTGAGAAGCCCCTTCTTAGAGCCGTCACCACATGGATTATAGGTAGACTCCAACATGGACACGAATTCCCCCCCCCAACCCAGCCCATAATATACAGTACAGTTTTAAAAACTTAGGTAGGTGTGGAAAtaatgttgcaaagtaagaattgtTTTCAAAAAGAGAAGATATATTATGGCTGAATGTTTGGGTCATTGTCCTACTGCAGAataaagccaatgtcattaagaactatctttggCATTGGAAAGAACAAGGAGTCCCGgaagtgctgatgtggcccccactgatctcacatcatccagtctgtctgggattacttgaagagacagaaggattggagcgagccgacatctacagaagatctgtgtCACGATTCACACACTTCTGCTACGACCAATTGTCAGGGACGGCAGTTTATGGACCAGACAGTCATCACTCAAGGACGTCAGCACCTGGGGCAGACCTGTAAGGTCGACTTAGTTCCAGCTCCCTGGATCCTGCCTTTGCACATGATGGAGCCTAAATGGCACCCTGCAAGGCCTGGCACACCCAACACACCATGCTGCCACCACTAACCATTTCAGGTAGGTCTGCCACCCCACACACAATCTCCCCACTTCGGAGTTATGGATCCTTAAAGTGTTCAAGGAAGACTAGTAAAGTTTAAATCTTTATTCTACAAAAGTGTTAGCAGTGCTTAGATAAAAACGTACAAAAGATGATTTACGTAAAAGAGAAGGAGCTCCAAGTACAAACAGTATAAAACAAAAGGGACAAAACACGAGAAAATACCAGTCTACGTTGTCATCAATAGTCCTGACCTGCGGGGAGCCACCGAACAGACTGCAGCTTAGGTGCCACTCCTCACCTCTTAGGGATGGGACCCACTTGGTTTACAAAGCCTTTGCCGGATGACACCCCTGCCGGCCTTCTTCTGACATTATCAAGGGCAGGTTCAGTATATGCGTGGGTCATGTGGATAGAACCCAGATTTAGCATTTCAAGAGGTGCTCCAATAGGGAAAATATGGCCACCATGTTTAATATCAGGAATTCACTCGTGTGTGGATACCAAACATGGTCGGCGACAGGTCATCGGCGATGCATATAGGCAATTCTGTGGGTTCTGGAGATTGCACAGCGACGGGAGTAACTGCACCCAGTCCGCAGTATCCTTGCTGTTCTGAAAAGGTACCTGCTGTCGGACTGGGGCCTTCAGGTAAATAGGGTGGGGGGATCATTAacatccccttgtcactggataaCTTCATTACTTCTTGGGACAAATATACATCAAAGACCTCTGCTCGGAATGATATGGAGGAGTccaacccagctttcccatagtCCAGAGCGGTGGCAGGTCAAcacagaaagctgggtgacaatttACCaaaatctgtgcttagttctccaagatgtctggaaaaacttcactgactatttccttcaaaaactgtgtgcaagtgtgccGAGAAAACTGATGAAGGAGAAGGGCGCCACACAAGtacatttctcttttcttcagtcattttgcattttattaattgacaaaaaaatcaaatattaacccttctatttctgaaagcattcttactacAATGTCTGCTGGATGTTGGTGCCAATCTGGGGGGCTGCTCACCTAGAAGTGAAGGGAGATAAATGGGCACATTGTGTGACCTTCCCTCTATTTATTCTCCCCCTGTAGGTAAGGTGACTCTGATTCTCCGTTTGAAGCATGAAAAGGGAATTTCCACCAGAAAGCAGTAAAATGAAGACATTTCCCCATAAAAGCCTGTCACATGGCTGTACTAGTGGGCACACCAGAAGGCCTGTGGGGGCGCACTACACAGTATACACACCTGTGTTATAGAACTACACGCACActtatagtgtatactgtgtgtatatagaactatatatataatacgaGGGTGTAGATAATTTAACATCAAAAGGAGAAAAGCAGAGTCTCAAAAACACtttattttattcttctttaattacaaaaaaaatccataaaatgatAAAATGATGGGTGCGGAGCGATTCCAGGCCGATGCGCAGATCCTAGGGTGGCCCTCATTTCTcaactttctaaaagtttagCTCCCGCCCTTCTGTCTCGCTCCaactaacaaaaaaaacaaaattctgtgCAAAATTTTAGCTCAGCTTCGACAACACCTCAACTGCGAGCGCCCCTCATCGATCCTCAGCGCCCCTCATCGATCCTCAGCGCCCCTCATCGATCCTCAGCGCCCCTCATCGATCCTCAGCGCCCCTCATCGATCCTCATCGCCCCTCATCGATCCTCAGCGCCCCTCATCGATCCTCAGCGCCCCTCATCGAGCCTCAGCGCCCCTCATCGAGCCTCAGCGCCCCTCATCGACCACGAAGTCTtaacatttttgccccaaaattaATTTTTTCAGATACAATGGTTTTGTTATTTTGTT
The sequence above is a segment of the Eleutherodactylus coqui strain aEleCoq1 chromosome 7, aEleCoq1.hap1, whole genome shotgun sequence genome. Coding sequences within it:
- the LOC136572300 gene encoding gastrula zinc finger protein XlCGF17.1-like, with product MTTRRILDVTLEIIYLLTGEEYTVVKTAAVTPIIHLQESGGWGSITEPPPHSLIQKILELTNKMTELLTGEVPIRCQDVAVYFSMEEWEYLEGQWDVYENAIVEDHQPLTSQENPSETSEGKFMLSINYKVEDEEIVQHTSGENLITLNVHPGLHHTDALYNLSNYEEPFDQSLIVTTGAVQKGSKRFQCGECEKQFTKSSGLYTHRRIHTGEKPYSCSECGKYFFTKAKLNEHKRIHTGEKPYSCSECGRCFTNKSSLVRHRRIHTGEKPYSCSECGKCFKDKSNLDKHKKRHTGEKPYSCSECGKCFIDRPSLVIHERIHTGERPYSCSECGKCFTSKSHLGAHERSHTGEKPYSCSECGKCFTNKSNLVTHKRIHTGVKTFSLT